In the Cryptosporangium phraense genome, TCGCCGCGTGCCAGGGCAGCACCGCGCTCACCACCGCCCCGGCCACGCAGAGCAGAACGACCCGCCCGGTGATCACGGTGTCAGCGAGGGGTCGGCACGGTCGCGAGCACCGAGTCCAGCACCCCGTCCGGCGTCGCGCCGTCCAGCTCGGCCTCCGGACGCAGCACGATCCGGTGCCGCAGCGTCGGACGGGCCAGCGCCTTCACGTCGTCCGGAGTCACGTAGTCGCGGCCGGACAGCCAGGCCCAGGCCTTCGCGGTCGCCAGCAGCGCGGTCGAGCCCCGGGGCGAAGCCCCGGCGGCCAGCGACGGGGACGTCCGGGTGGCCCGGCAGACGTCGACGACGTAGGCCATGACCGGGTCGGCGACCTGCACGGTGCGGGCCACCGCCTCCCGGGCCGCGGCCAGATCGGACGCGCCGGCGACCGGCTCGACGCTCGACAGGTCGCGGGGATCGAAGCCGTGGTGGTGCGCGGCCAGCACCCGGAGCTCGGCGTCGCGGGAGGGCAGCGGGACGTCGACCTTGAGCAGGAACCGGTCGAGCTGGGCCTCGGGCAGCGGGTACGTGCCCTCGAACTCCAGCGGGTTCTGGGTGGCGGCGACCACGAACGGGTCGGGCAGCTTCCGTGGGCTGCCCTCGACCGTGACCTGCCGCTCCTCCATCGATTCGAGCAGCGACGCCTGGGTCTTCGGCGGCGTCCGGTTGATCTCGTCGGCGAGCAGCAGGTTCGTGAAGACCGGGCCCTCGCGGAACTCGAACTCGGCCGTGCGGGCGTCGTAGACCAGCGAGCCGGTGACGTCGCCGGGCATCAGGTCGGGCGTGAACTGGACCCGCTTGGAGTCCAGCGACAGCGCCGCGGCCAGCGTCCGGATGAGCAGCGTCTTGGCCGTACCGGGGACGCCCTCGAGCAGCACGTGGCCGCGGCACAGCAGCGCGATGACCAGGCTGGTCAGCACCGCGTCCTGACCGATGACGACCTTGCCGACCTCGGCGCGGAGCCGCCCGAGCGCCGCCCGAGCCGCTTCGGCGTCGGTGGCCACACTGAACTGTACGGACGCATCGGTCACGACTGTTGTCCTTCGTCAGGGTTCGTCACTGAAGTGCGCGTAGGGCTCGTCACCGCGGACACCAGCGCGTCCAAAGCGTCGGCGAGGACGACCAGCCCGTGGTCGTCGGCCGGTGGCGGGCCATAAAGATGTTGGCCGACGGTCGCGGCCGGCCAGCCGGAGCGGTCGGCGACCGCGTCGCAGACCTCACGGAGTTCGGGGTGCGAGCCGAGCCCGAGCACCGGCAGCAGCCGGGCGAGCGCGGCGCCGCGGAGCGCCTCGGCGGCCTCCGGGCGGGCCTTGGCCCGCTGGTAGAGGCGGGCCCGGCCCTCGACGGTCTCGGTCGAGCGGACGACGACCGGCAGCGGCTCGGCAATCGGGGCGCTGAGCCGGCGGCCGCGCCAGAACGCGGCCAGCACGCCGGCGGCCAGCAGCATCCACAGCGTCGTCGGGATCCAGCCCGGGAGCAGGTCGGTCAGCGAGCGGGGCTCGTCCTGGGCGATCGCTTCCGGGGTCACCCGCTGCAGCCAGATCACGCCGCGGTGGGCGGAGAGCAGGCCGAGCGACAGCGCCGCGTTGCCGTGTTCGGCGAGGTGCTCGTTGGTGAGCGCGTCGGCCGCGCCGACGAAGACGAGCTCGGCTTTGGACGGGCGGTCGAGCACGGCCAGGGTGCCGCCGTAGCAGGTGGTGAGGCCGTCGCCGGTGAAGTGGTAGCCGCCGGCGTCGGCGTTGCCGGCCGAGCGGG is a window encoding:
- a CDS encoding AAA family ATPase, with the protein product MTDASVQFSVATDAEAARAALGRLRAEVGKVVIGQDAVLTSLVIALLCRGHVLLEGVPGTAKTLLIRTLAAALSLDSKRVQFTPDLMPGDVTGSLVYDARTAEFEFREGPVFTNLLLADEINRTPPKTQASLLESMEERQVTVEGSPRKLPDPFVVAATQNPLEFEGTYPLPEAQLDRFLLKVDVPLPSRDAELRVLAAHHHGFDPRDLSSVEPVAGASDLAAAREAVARTVQVADPVMAYVVDVCRATRTSPSLAAGASPRGSTALLATAKAWAWLSGRDYVTPDDVKALARPTLRHRIVLRPEAELDGATPDGVLDSVLATVPTPR
- a CDS encoding DUF4350 domain-containing protein codes for the protein MTTTATPPAVRSPWRVRIVLGTALVALVAVAIIVLNSTGPSGQKVPLDPDGAYPEGTRALAVLLGNHGHPLTEVDTTDETLTGASDGDVTIVVAYPYNLGKESLRKLADLPDTVRVVFLQPDTFTLDDLDVGVGVGTVSLTDTTEPNCGLPEARSAGNADAGGYHFTGDGLTTCYGGTLAVLDRPSKAELVFVGAADALTNEHLAEHGNAALSLGLLSAHRGVIWLQRVTPEAIAQDEPRSLTDLLPGWIPTTLWMLLAAGVLAAFWRGRRLSAPIAEPLPVVVRSTETVEGRARLYQRAKARPEAAEALRGAALARLLPVLGLGSHPELREVCDAVADRSGWPAATVGQHLYGPPPADDHGLVVLADALDALVSAVTSPTRTSVTNPDEGQQS